A stretch of the Actinoalloteichus fjordicus genome encodes the following:
- a CDS encoding DUF397 domain-containing protein — MHPLTSVRWRTSSRSANGGQCVEIGQTADVVGIRDTKNRQGGVLTMAPRTFGAFLSAAKHDRLG, encoded by the coding sequence GTGCATCCATTGACCAGTGTCCGGTGGCGTACCAGTAGTCGCAGCGCCAACGGCGGCCAGTGCGTCGAGATCGGGCAGACCGCCGATGTCGTCGGCATCCGCGATACGAAGAATCGTCAGGGCGGCGTGCTCACCATGGCACCTCGCACATTCGGCGCTTTCCTGTCCGCGGCCAAACACGATCGACTCGGCTGA
- the fdhA gene encoding formaldehyde dehydrogenase, glutathione-independent yields the protein MTGNKAIAYVGKGAVEVRDIGYPSLTLRDGPGVNPANVGRRCDHGVILKNVATNICGSDQHMVRGRTTAPEGLVLGHEITGEVVETGRDVEFVKQGDLVSVPFNIACGRCRNCKEGQTGICLNVNPDRAGSAYGYVDMGGWVGGQSEYVMVPYADWNLLRFPDRDQAMEKILDLTMLSDIFPTGFHGCVTAGVGVGSTVYIAGAGPVGLAAAASAQLLGAAVVIVGDLNADRLAQARSFGCETIDISQGEPRDQIEQLLGVPEVDSAVDAVGFEARGHGRDAGTEKPATVLNSLMDLTRAGGSLGIPGLYVTGDPGAADAAARQGSLSLNFGLGWAKSHSFATGQCPVMRYHRQLMMAILHDRVQIAKAVDARTIPLTEAPRGYQEFDEGAARKYVLDPHGLLPQRG from the coding sequence ATGACGGGGAACAAGGCGATCGCCTATGTCGGCAAGGGCGCAGTCGAGGTTCGTGACATCGGCTATCCCAGTCTCACCCTCCGCGACGGTCCCGGCGTCAACCCGGCCAACGTGGGACGGCGCTGCGATCACGGCGTGATCCTGAAGAACGTCGCCACGAACATCTGCGGCTCGGATCAACACATGGTTCGCGGCAGGACCACGGCGCCGGAAGGTCTGGTGCTCGGCCACGAGATCACCGGTGAGGTCGTGGAGACGGGCCGGGACGTCGAGTTCGTCAAGCAGGGCGATCTCGTCTCGGTGCCGTTCAACATCGCCTGCGGCCGGTGCCGGAACTGTAAAGAGGGCCAGACCGGGATCTGTCTGAACGTCAACCCGGACCGCGCAGGCTCCGCCTACGGATACGTCGACATGGGTGGGTGGGTCGGCGGTCAGTCCGAGTACGTGATGGTGCCCTACGCCGACTGGAACCTGCTGCGCTTCCCTGATCGTGATCAGGCGATGGAGAAGATCCTGGACCTCACGATGTTGTCGGACATCTTCCCGACCGGCTTCCACGGCTGTGTCACGGCCGGGGTGGGCGTCGGATCGACGGTGTACATCGCCGGAGCCGGTCCCGTCGGGCTCGCCGCCGCCGCATCCGCGCAACTGCTCGGCGCGGCGGTGGTCATCGTCGGCGACCTCAACGCCGATCGGCTCGCGCAGGCCCGCAGCTTCGGGTGCGAGACCATCGACATCTCGCAGGGCGAGCCGAGGGATCAGATCGAGCAGCTGCTCGGCGTGCCGGAGGTCGACTCGGCGGTGGACGCCGTCGGGTTCGAGGCGCGCGGCCACGGGCGTGACGCGGGCACCGAGAAGCCCGCGACGGTGCTCAACTCGCTGATGGACCTCACCAGGGCGGGCGGCTCGCTCGGCATTCCCGGCCTGTACGTCACCGGCGATCCCGGTGCGGCCGACGCCGCGGCGCGGCAGGGATCGCTGTCGCTCAACTTCGGGCTCGGCTGGGCGAAGTCGCACTCCTTCGCCACCGGGCAGTGCCCCGTGATGCGGTATCACCGTCAGCTGATGATGGCGATCCTGCACGACCGGGTGCAGATCGCCAAGGCGGTCGATGCGAGGACCATCCCGCTCACCGAGGCGCCGCGCGGCTACCAGGAGTTCGATGAGGGCGCGGCCCGCAAGTACGTGCTCGACCCGCACGGCCTGCTTCCTCAGCGAGGCTGA
- a CDS encoding SDR family NAD(P)-dependent oxidoreductase, whose product MGILDGKAVVITGAGRGLGRAYARHAAGRGASVLVNDVDVATAHAVVAKIQAAGGTEAAHGGSVADPAQAESLISQWVARFGAIDGGLRSAGPWRRTPRRTSAIRRRGLRRRGGSSRRHPGCHPDDVGGECVEVGGPGQSRTCQPDTVILTGETGGRQ is encoded by the coding sequence ATGGGAATCCTGGACGGCAAGGCAGTGGTGATCACCGGGGCGGGTCGGGGGCTGGGCAGGGCCTACGCCCGGCATGCCGCAGGCAGGGGTGCCTCGGTACTGGTCAACGACGTCGATGTGGCGACGGCACATGCCGTGGTCGCCAAGATCCAGGCTGCGGGCGGGACGGAAGCGGCCCACGGCGGCTCGGTGGCCGACCCCGCCCAGGCGGAGTCGCTGATCAGCCAGTGGGTGGCGCGCTTCGGTGCGATCGACGGCGGCCTTCGATCCGCCGGGCCATGGCGTCGAACTCCTCGGCGAACATCTGCGATTCGACGTCGCGGCCTGCGGCGGCGAGGCGGGTCATCGCGACGGCACCCAGGCTGCCATCCTGACGACGTCGGTGGCGAGTGCGTCGAGGTCGGCGGGCCAGGGCAGTCGAGAACGTGTCAACCTGACACCGTCATTCTGACCGGCGAGACGGGCGGCAGACAGTGA
- a CDS encoding PaaI family thioesterase — protein MHREDAVPSGLELLRAARGHETSAGIGLLLGMRFEDIEDGRLTLRCRTRSQFANPLGTLHGGILATLLDSAMGCAVHTTLPGGIGYTSVDLAVKFLRPGSIDDVELLAEGRVVHRGRRTSTAEGTVHDAAGRLLATGTTTCLILRDD, from the coding sequence ATGCACAGGGAGGACGCCGTCCCGAGCGGCCTGGAACTGCTGCGAGCCGCACGGGGCCACGAGACCTCGGCAGGCATCGGTCTGCTGCTCGGCATGCGGTTCGAGGACATCGAGGACGGCAGGCTGACGCTCCGCTGCCGCACTCGCTCACAGTTCGCCAATCCGCTGGGCACGCTGCACGGCGGCATCCTCGCCACGCTGCTGGACTCGGCGATGGGCTGCGCCGTGCACACCACGCTCCCCGGCGGCATCGGCTACACGTCGGTGGACCTGGCGGTGAAGTTCCTGCGCCCCGGCTCGATCGACGACGTCGAACTGCTGGCGGAGGGCAGGGTCGTGCATCGGGGCAGGCGGACCAGCACGGCCGAGGGCACCGTGCACGACGCGGCGGGCAGGCTCCTCGCCACCGGCACCACGACCTGTCTGATCCTGCGGGACGACTGA
- a CDS encoding GlxA family transcriptional regulator has protein sequence MSEKPRRVVIVGFPDATLLDVACPADVLDAVNHLGAQPGYQVTTATLGGREIRTTCGIVLAPHCPLERVAGPVDTLIVAGGHGHRAAAEDVRVTDQVRRIAAMSRRVASVCTGASVLAGAGLLDGRRATTHWIFLDEIARRYPAVSFDPAPLFVQDGNVYTSAGVTSGLDLALSFVEDDHGTVIARQVARGMVTYLQRPGNQAQVSLFLSARPPDAGPVREAAAYVLTHLDGDLRVSALARHVGIGARHLARLFAEELDTTPTRYVRSVRTEAAAVLLSDTALPMGTVARRCGFGTGETLRQAFLDAYDTTPSAYRRMHQRRTTPVASAR, from the coding sequence GTGTCCGAGAAGCCGCGTCGGGTCGTCATCGTCGGTTTCCCCGACGCGACGTTGCTGGACGTCGCCTGCCCTGCGGACGTGCTCGACGCCGTGAACCACCTCGGAGCCCAACCGGGCTACCAGGTCACCACGGCCACCCTCGGCGGTCGCGAGATCCGCACCACCTGCGGCATCGTCCTGGCTCCGCACTGTCCGCTCGAGCGCGTGGCGGGCCCGGTGGACACGCTGATCGTCGCGGGCGGCCACGGGCATCGTGCCGCTGCCGAGGACGTGCGCGTCACCGACCAGGTCCGCCGGATCGCCGCGATGAGCAGGCGGGTCGCCTCGGTGTGCACCGGGGCGAGCGTGCTGGCCGGTGCGGGCCTGCTCGATGGTCGGCGGGCGACCACCCACTGGATCTTCCTCGACGAGATCGCCCGGCGGTACCCGGCGGTGTCCTTCGATCCGGCCCCGCTGTTCGTCCAGGACGGCAACGTCTACACCTCGGCCGGGGTGACCAGCGGACTCGATCTGGCGCTGTCCTTCGTCGAGGACGATCACGGAACCGTGATCGCCCGGCAGGTCGCCAGGGGAATGGTCACCTATCTCCAGCGACCCGGCAATCAGGCGCAGGTGAGTCTCTTCCTGTCCGCGCGGCCGCCGGACGCGGGACCGGTCCGCGAGGCGGCCGCCTATGTGCTGACCCACCTCGACGGCGATCTGCGGGTCTCGGCCCTGGCCCGACACGTCGGGATCGGCGCCCGCCACCTGGCTCGGCTCTTCGCCGAGGAACTGGACACCACGCCCACGCGATACGTCCGATCGGTGCGGACCGAGGCGGCGGCTGTGCTGCTGAGTGACACGGCGCTGCCGATGGGCACCGTCGCCCGCCGATGCGGATTCGGCACCGGGGAGACCCTGCGGCAGGCATTCCTGGACGCCTACGACACGACGCCCTCGGCCTACCGCCGGATGCACCAGCGGCGAACGACTCCGGTCGCGTCGGCACGCTGA
- a CDS encoding DJ-1/PfpI family protein, with protein sequence MTEQQRTIALIVYPGMTPLDLVGPLQVLSGLAALDSRFRVALVAENTDPMPTDSLLRVCADHVFDQVPDPYAVIVPGGMAPTMRAMTDEKLQEYLRDTAPGAHLMGSVCTGSLVLGAAGLLTGREATSHWAFLPLLAGFGATPVRRRWVEDGPVLTAAGVAAGIDMALHLVATLAGAEAARRVQLVIEYDPEPPLGPLDWETADTAAFAPSLPEYALREGLREHPELRARLAAHLSTPV encoded by the coding sequence ATGACTGAACAGCAGCGCACCATCGCTCTGATCGTGTATCCGGGGATGACCCCGCTGGATCTGGTCGGCCCCCTCCAGGTGTTGAGCGGACTGGCCGCGCTGGACTCGCGATTCCGGGTCGCCCTGGTCGCGGAGAACACCGACCCGATGCCGACCGACAGCCTGTTGCGGGTCTGCGCCGACCACGTCTTCGATCAGGTGCCCGACCCCTACGCGGTGATCGTGCCCGGCGGAATGGCGCCGACCATGCGGGCGATGACCGATGAGAAGCTCCAGGAGTACCTGCGAGACACCGCGCCCGGCGCGCATCTGATGGGCTCGGTGTGCACCGGGTCGCTGGTCCTCGGGGCGGCCGGTCTGTTGACGGGCCGGGAGGCGACGAGCCACTGGGCGTTCCTGCCGCTGCTGGCGGGCTTCGGCGCGACCCCGGTACGCCGCCGCTGGGTGGAGGACGGCCCGGTGCTCACCGCCGCGGGCGTCGCCGCAGGCATCGACATGGCCCTGCACCTGGTGGCCACCCTCGCGGGTGCGGAGGCCGCCCGCCGCGTCCAGCTCGTCATCGAGTACGATCCGGAGCCGCCGCTGGGGCCGCTGGACTGGGAGACCGCCGACACGGCGGCCTTCGCGCCGTCGCTGCCGGAGTACGCGCTGCGGGAGGGGCTCCGGGAGCACCCCGAGCTGCGGGCACGGCTGGCCGCGCACCTGTCGACACCGGTCTGA
- a CDS encoding SRPBCC family protein, whose protein sequence is MADHRDAASAALVLARRRIVIRAPLATIWRLHTDVTGWPRRHPEVREVTGAPVLAEGTSFGLRPAGLDITSTVLDVKPMQQTRWVGRVGGITGTHLWVFRSHDLGVLVDTLVSWDGDPIRADVDGMQELLDTTLLTWLNRLKAAAEDCSLETT, encoded by the coding sequence ATGGCCGACCATCGCGACGCCGCCTCGGCCGCCCTCGTCCTGGCGCGGCGCCGCATCGTGATCCGCGCACCCTTGGCGACGATCTGGCGGCTGCACACCGACGTCACGGGCTGGCCGAGGCGGCATCCCGAAGTCCGCGAGGTCACCGGAGCGCCCGTCCTCGCCGAGGGCACGTCGTTCGGTCTGCGTCCGGCAGGCCTGGACATCACGTCCACCGTCCTCGACGTGAAGCCCATGCAGCAGACCCGGTGGGTGGGACGCGTCGGCGGCATCACCGGCACTCATCTGTGGGTGTTCCGGTCGCACGATCTCGGCGTCCTGGTCGACACGCTGGTGTCCTGGGACGGCGACCCGATACGGGCCGACGTCGACGGCATGCAGGAGCTGCTCGACACCACGCTGCTGACCTGGCTCAATCGACTCAAGGCCGCCGCCGAGGACTGTTCACTCGAGACGACGTGA
- a CDS encoding ABC transporter permease, which translates to MTGSVAPTAPPAGQGVPSTGARLARVAQRQGALVILVVAVLAATFAFDSFGTRGNLTNIGLQASFLAVVALGMTFVIMTGGIDLSVGSVFALGGVLAAWGAQYGTWAALLVPLLVCGAIGLAQGLIIARGGLPPFIVTLAGLLFARGVLLLISDEGATTYKVPVESAFRTLSQGSLLGIGFPIWLVVIAFVLGGIVLHRTSYGATVLAIGGQEDAADLMGLPVVRTKIIAYVTSGLLAGFGGMLMASYTSSGVTVLGVGMELEAIAAVVLGGTLLTGGAGTVLGTLVGVLLLQVIMNVINQVGSLNSNWQAVVSGTILLVVVTLQQWLAKVQRR; encoded by the coding sequence ATGACAGGCTCCGTCGCCCCGACCGCGCCGCCCGCAGGCCAGGGCGTCCCGAGCACCGGGGCGCGGCTGGCCCGCGTGGCCCAGCGCCAGGGCGCGCTGGTGATCCTCGTCGTCGCGGTCCTCGCCGCCACGTTCGCCTTCGACTCCTTCGGCACCCGAGGCAACCTGACCAACATCGGGCTGCAGGCGTCGTTCCTCGCGGTGGTCGCGCTCGGCATGACGTTCGTGATCATGACCGGGGGCATCGATTTGTCGGTGGGCTCGGTGTTCGCGCTCGGCGGCGTCCTGGCCGCCTGGGGCGCTCAGTACGGGACCTGGGCGGCGCTGCTGGTGCCCCTGCTGGTGTGCGGCGCGATCGGACTGGCGCAGGGGCTGATCATCGCCAGGGGCGGGCTGCCGCCGTTCATCGTGACCCTCGCCGGACTGCTGTTCGCGCGCGGCGTTCTGCTGCTCATCAGCGACGAGGGCGCCACCACCTACAAGGTGCCCGTCGAGTCGGCGTTCCGGACGCTGTCGCAGGGCTCGCTGCTGGGGATCGGCTTCCCGATCTGGCTGGTCGTCATCGCCTTCGTCCTCGGCGGCATCGTCCTGCACCGCACGTCCTACGGTGCGACGGTGCTGGCCATCGGCGGCCAGGAGGACGCGGCGGACCTGATGGGTCTGCCGGTCGTCCGGACCAAGATCATCGCCTACGTCACCTCCGGACTGCTGGCGGGCTTCGGCGGGATGCTGATGGCCTCCTACACCTCTTCGGGGGTGACGGTGCTGGGCGTCGGGATGGAACTGGAGGCGATCGCGGCCGTCGTGCTGGGCGGCACCCTGCTCACCGGCGGTGCGGGCACCGTACTCGGGACCCTGGTCGGCGTGCTCCTGCTCCAGGTGATCATGAACGTGATCAACCAGGTCGGCTCGCTGAACTCCAACTGGCAGGCCGTCGTCAGCGGCACGATCCTGCTCGTCGTGGTCACCCTCCAGCAGTGGCTGGCCAAGGTGCAACGTCGCTGA
- a CDS encoding ABC transporter permease has translation MTDSTQAGRRPDPDAPRSPAEETSSGTGQVREAAAGSADAGGGESGGSGRPPWLRRPRIDADWIRRNGVFVALALLILVNVAITPNFVSEGTLRLQLIQVAPVLIVALGMALVIGTQGIDLSVGAVMALAAALIPLYIGYGAAVAILIALLAGCITGAVAGSLIARVGVQPIVATLGLMVAGRGVANLIGGEIKSIREPGIVMLGSGNVFGIPYVVLIAAVVSLVVWFAVRRTLYGRRLVAIGGNQRAAELAGLPVKRVLVTTYVVCGLLAALAGVLLAARSQASDPTRLGLLIELSAITAVVIGGTPLSGGQVRVAGTIAGALLMQLITATLIFHNIPDSTAQVVQAVIVIAAVYVQLGRRRSGRPGRSGRKASP, from the coding sequence GTGACTGACTCCACCCAGGCGGGTCGGCGGCCGGACCCGGACGCGCCCCGATCCCCGGCCGAGGAGACCTCGTCCGGGACCGGACAGGTACGCGAGGCAGCGGCGGGTTCCGCCGACGCGGGCGGCGGGGAGTCCGGCGGGTCCGGCAGGCCGCCCTGGCTCCGGCGGCCCCGCATCGACGCGGACTGGATCCGCCGCAACGGCGTCTTCGTGGCACTGGCCCTGCTGATCCTGGTGAACGTCGCGATCACCCCGAACTTCGTCAGTGAGGGGACGCTGCGGCTGCAGCTCATCCAGGTGGCGCCCGTGCTGATCGTGGCGCTGGGGATGGCGCTGGTCATCGGCACTCAGGGCATCGACCTCTCGGTGGGCGCCGTGATGGCGCTGGCCGCCGCGCTGATCCCGCTGTACATCGGCTACGGGGCCGCCGTCGCGATCCTGATCGCGCTGCTCGCCGGGTGCATCACCGGGGCGGTGGCGGGCTCGCTGATCGCCAGGGTGGGTGTCCAGCCGATCGTCGCGACACTGGGTCTGATGGTCGCCGGTCGCGGCGTCGCCAATCTCATCGGCGGCGAGATCAAGAGCATCCGCGAGCCGGGCATCGTCATGCTGGGCTCCGGCAACGTCTTCGGCATCCCCTACGTGGTGCTCATCGCCGCCGTGGTGTCGCTGGTCGTGTGGTTCGCGGTCCGGCGCACGCTCTACGGTCGCAGGCTCGTCGCCATCGGCGGCAACCAGCGGGCCGCCGAACTGGCCGGACTGCCGGTGAAGCGGGTGCTGGTCACGACCTACGTCGTCTGCGGCCTGCTGGCCGCCCTGGCAGGCGTGCTGCTGGCGGCGCGTTCCCAAGCCAGCGACCCGACGCGGCTCGGCCTGCTCATCGAACTGTCGGCCATCACGGCGGTGGTGATCGGCGGGACCCCGCTGTCCGGTGGTCAGGTGCGCGTCGCGGGCACCATCGCAGGCGCCCTGCTGATGCAGCTCATCACGGCGACCCTGATCTTCCACAACATCCCGGACTCCACCGCGCAGGTGGTGCAGGCCGTCATCGTGATCGCCGCCGTCTACGTACAACTCGGTCGCCGGAGATCGGGGAGACCGGGACGATCGGGAAGAAAGGCGTCACCATGA
- a CDS encoding sugar ABC transporter ATP-binding protein: protein MSSSTSTDPPRQRVAAAVLETEGVTKSFGGVRALRGVDFRLAAGEIHALVGENGAGKSTLIKVLTGVHPPDEGEVRFAGAPVDFHRPADAQRAGISTIYQEVNLVPLLSVARNIFLGREPRTRLGLIDVARMNREAAALVESLGLDVDVRSDLGRLGLGVQQMVALARAMSVSARVVIMDEPTSSLEAKEVATLFGVARTLRDAGVGLVFVSHRLDELWELCDRVTILRDGRQVHTGRMADLSRLALISHMLGRDLEEVRRTGATDFGETHRQDREPVLTASGVQVRGSLHDVGLTVRPGEVVGLGGLLGSGRTETVQAVYGALPREAGTVRVGGAEVRTNSVGHALRAGIALLSEDRKAEGIIPDLSVRENIALAVLPRLSRLGLVSESRVDALVATFMARLHIKASSPAQPVRELSGGNQQKVLIARWLCTEPKVFLLDEPTRGIDVGAKSEVQSLIDELAEQGLAVVLISSEMEELVEGADRIVVLHDGGVVRELVGEQRTTAELLAALAHDPGTAAEKNEEDAGD, encoded by the coding sequence GTGAGCAGCTCCACCAGCACCGACCCGCCTCGGCAGCGCGTGGCGGCCGCCGTTCTGGAGACCGAGGGCGTCACCAAGTCGTTCGGCGGCGTGCGCGCCTTGCGCGGTGTCGACTTCCGGCTTGCCGCCGGTGAGATCCACGCCCTGGTCGGCGAGAACGGCGCGGGCAAGTCCACGCTGATCAAGGTGCTGACGGGCGTCCATCCGCCCGACGAAGGGGAGGTCCGATTCGCGGGCGCCCCCGTCGACTTCCACCGGCCCGCCGACGCCCAGCGGGCCGGGATCTCCACCATCTACCAAGAGGTCAACCTGGTGCCGCTGCTGTCGGTGGCCCGCAACATCTTCCTCGGTCGCGAGCCGAGGACCCGGCTCGGTCTCATCGACGTCGCGCGGATGAACCGCGAGGCCGCCGCCTTGGTCGAGTCCCTCGGCCTCGACGTCGACGTCCGCTCCGACCTCGGCAGGCTCGGCCTCGGCGTCCAGCAGATGGTGGCGCTGGCGCGGGCCATGTCGGTCTCGGCACGCGTGGTGATCATGGACGAGCCGACGTCGTCGCTGGAGGCCAAGGAGGTCGCCACCCTGTTCGGCGTCGCGCGCACCCTGCGCGACGCGGGCGTGGGTCTGGTCTTCGTCTCGCACCGGCTCGACGAACTCTGGGAGCTGTGCGACCGGGTCACCATCCTGCGCGACGGCAGGCAGGTGCACACCGGCCGGATGGCGGACCTGAGCAGGCTGGCGCTCATCTCGCACATGCTGGGCCGCGACCTGGAGGAGGTGCGCCGCACCGGAGCCACCGACTTCGGCGAGACCCACCGACAGGACCGGGAGCCGGTGCTCACGGCGTCCGGTGTCCAGGTCAGGGGCAGCCTGCACGACGTCGGCCTGACCGTCCGCCCCGGCGAGGTGGTCGGCCTCGGCGGACTGCTCGGCTCCGGTCGCACCGAGACGGTGCAGGCCGTCTACGGCGCGCTGCCGCGCGAGGCGGGCACCGTCCGGGTCGGCGGTGCGGAGGTGCGCACGAACTCGGTCGGCCATGCCCTGCGGGCGGGCATCGCCCTGTTGTCGGAGGACCGCAAGGCCGAGGGGATCATCCCGGACCTCTCGGTCCGAGAGAACATCGCGCTCGCCGTGCTGCCCCGGCTCTCCCGGCTGGGCCTGGTGTCGGAGTCGAGGGTCGACGCCCTGGTGGCGACCTTCATGGCCCGGCTGCACATCAAGGCGTCGAGCCCGGCCCAGCCCGTGCGGGAGCTGTCCGGCGGCAATCAGCAGAAGGTGCTGATCGCCCGGTGGCTGTGCACGGAGCCGAAGGTGTTCCTGCTGGACGAGCCGACCAGAGGCATCGACGTCGGCGCCAAGAGCGAGGTGCAGTCGCTCATCGACGAACTCGCCGAACAGGGCCTGGCGGTCGTGCTGATCTCCAGCGAGATGGAGGAGCTGGTCGAGGGCGCCGACCGGATCGTCGTGCTGCACGACGGCGGAGTGGTGCGGGAGCTGGTCGGCGAGCAGCGTACGACCGCCGAACTGCTCGCGGCGCTGGCCCACGATCCTGGCACGGCGGCCGAGAAGAACGAGGAGGACGCGGGTGACTGA
- a CDS encoding ABC transporter substrate-binding protein, whose amino-acid sequence MTRTGVLRSRRLFAAVAAAGIVLTGCTNTGEDDAASSASTGGGDGQVVRDTEDTGEGCTLEQYGAEPLELEGAVVGFSQSEPDTAAFRAAETESIRAAADEVGVGELLVTNADNELPKQIADIQDLLNRGVELLLVAPVNSDGLDPALDAAKAAGVPVITIDRKVTNTPCEDYVAFLGSDFYDQGARAADAMSEAAGGEAQVAILLGSSGNNVTDDRNAGFKDQVEAEHPGLEIVAEQTANFARDEGQAVAEQLLQSNPDITAIYAHNDEMALGAVTAVQSAGLQPGVDVTIVSIDGTRNAVQAIVDGQINAVIESNPRFGPLAFETAQRFYDGETIPEDVIIEDDQYDSENAEADLGNAF is encoded by the coding sequence ATGACACGCACAGGAGTTCTGCGGTCGCGGCGGCTGTTCGCCGCGGTCGCGGCGGCAGGAATCGTGTTGACGGGCTGCACCAACACCGGGGAGGACGATGCCGCGTCGTCGGCCTCCACCGGGGGCGGCGACGGCCAGGTCGTCCGCGACACCGAGGACACCGGCGAGGGCTGCACGCTGGAGCAGTACGGCGCGGAGCCGCTCGAACTGGAGGGCGCCGTGGTCGGCTTCTCCCAGTCCGAACCGGACACGGCGGCCTTCCGCGCGGCGGAGACCGAGTCGATCCGCGCGGCCGCCGACGAGGTCGGGGTGGGCGAGCTGCTAGTCACCAACGCCGACAACGAGCTGCCCAAGCAGATCGCCGACATCCAGGACCTGCTCAACCGGGGCGTGGAACTGCTCCTGGTGGCTCCGGTCAACTCCGACGGACTCGATCCGGCGCTGGACGCGGCCAAGGCCGCGGGCGTTCCGGTGATCACCATCGACCGCAAGGTGACCAACACCCCCTGCGAGGACTATGTCGCCTTCCTCGGCTCGGACTTCTACGATCAGGGCGCCCGCGCGGCGGACGCGATGAGCGAGGCCGCAGGCGGCGAGGCACAGGTCGCGATCCTGCTCGGCTCCTCGGGCAACAACGTCACCGACGACCGCAACGCCGGGTTCAAGGACCAGGTCGAGGCCGAGCACCCCGGCCTGGAGATCGTCGCGGAGCAGACCGCCAACTTCGCCCGTGACGAGGGCCAGGCCGTGGCGGAGCAGCTGTTGCAGTCCAACCCGGACATCACCGCGATCTACGCCCACAACGACGAGATGGCGCTCGGCGCCGTCACCGCCGTGCAGTCGGCCGGGCTCCAGCCCGGCGTCGACGTCACGATCGTCTCGATCGACGGCACCCGCAACGCGGTGCAGGCCATCGTGGACGGCCAGATCAACGCGGTGATCGAGTCCAACCCCCGGTTCGGCCCGCTTGCCTTCGAGACCGCGCAGCGGTTCTACGACGGTGAGACGATCCCCGAGGACGTCATCATCGAGGACGACCAGTACGACAGCGAGAACGCCGAGGCCGACCTCGGCAACGCGTTCTGA